The following coding sequences lie in one Desulfonatronum thiodismutans genomic window:
- a CDS encoding competence protein CoiA family protein, whose product MFKAVSSQNGKHIIILNPEWKDNIDYLRFLDRKDDLVCQRCGQPVRVRAGNHRKWHFAHKQIKNCPLQNESSTLLSARAILYEWLISKFCSSFVTLEKELKNVSLQRHVDCWVEKKSHKIAYWIVESQIKPQQREELKQCFERLGIQVNWIFLNKMLNINDEEPGQVFLSTTEREFMHTSEYNNIDQNFENNHLFYSLHYLNHDNGLLTSFRALHTVHSPQLYSGRRKEHHISKILVLGKTTGELIHPDEYEQLQKWKQGKIEYEKLREEEEKRLKEEAEKEKAQQLEEKRGWSGHWKELSPSQAHELQQEKQKHVFTMPLERDEHVYSQVPSEIDKEAKCELCGSVTTQWYYYNGKTNTCKCRECYRKLYGQN is encoded by the coding sequence ATGTTTAAAGCAGTGAGCAGTCAAAATGGTAAACACATTATTATCTTAAATCCTGAATGGAAGGATAATATTGATTACTTACGTTTTTTGGATAGGAAGGATGATCTTGTTTGCCAAAGATGCGGGCAACCAGTCAGGGTAAGAGCAGGTAATCATAGGAAATGGCACTTTGCACATAAGCAAATCAAAAACTGTCCTCTTCAAAATGAATCTTCAACGCTGCTTTCAGCGAGAGCAATATTGTATGAATGGCTAATCAGCAAGTTTTGTTCTTCGTTTGTCACATTAGAAAAAGAGTTAAAGAATGTCAGTTTACAACGTCATGTCGATTGCTGGGTTGAAAAAAAATCTCATAAAATTGCTTATTGGATAGTTGAGTCACAAATCAAACCACAGCAGAGAGAAGAACTGAAGCAATGCTTCGAGCGTCTTGGCATACAAGTCAACTGGATTTTTCTCAACAAAATGTTGAATATAAATGATGAAGAGCCTGGCCAAGTATTTTTAAGTACTACCGAGCGAGAATTTATGCATACTTCGGAGTACAATAATATTGATCAAAATTTTGAAAACAATCATCTCTTTTATTCACTTCACTATCTTAATCATGATAACGGATTGTTAACGTCTTTTCGTGCTTTACATACTGTACACAGTCCACAGTTGTATTCTGGACGTAGAAAAGAACATCATATATCAAAAATTTTAGTACTAGGCAAAACTACTGGCGAGTTGATACATCCAGATGAGTACGAGCAGTTACAAAAATGGAAGCAAGGGAAGATTGAGTACGAGAAGTTGCGCGAGGAAGAGGAAAAAAGGCTGAAAGAAGAGGCAGAAAAGGAAAAAGCGCAACAGCTTGAAGAAAAAAGAGGATGGTCAGGTCATTGGAAAGAGTTGAGTCCGTCGCAGGCTCATGAACTACAACAAGAAAAGCAGAAACATGTCTTCACTATGCCTCTGGAAAGAGATGAACACGTATACAGTCAGGTCCCGTCAGAGATTGACAAGGAAGCTAAGTGTGAATTGTGTGGAAGTGTAACGACACAATGGTACTACTATAATGGAAAAACCAATACATGTAAATGTAGGGAGTGTTACCGAAAATTATATGGGCAGAATTAG